A window from Lactiplantibacillus pentosus encodes these proteins:
- the pepT gene encoding peptidase T yields MSKYPNLISDFLTFVKINSRSDEASTTVPSSPRETAFLKQLMTKLTNLGLSDVEQDKQSAYVFATIPANTDKPVKTLGFISHIDTADFNAENVNPQIVEDYDGESVIKLGNGDYVLDPAVFPNLKNYAGHTLITTDGTTLLGADDKSGVAEIISAAEYLLAHPEIKHGKIRLGFGPDEEIGTGADHFNVPAFGADYAYTVDGGPLGELEYETFNAAQATVTITGVNVHPGEAKDKMVNALQLAVDFQSALPAHDVPEHTEGREGFFFLLSLEGTVDSAKMTYIIRDHDRDKFEARKRLFTAVADRLNLADGVARVKVDMKDQYYNMREVIEKDMRVVELAKQAMLKLDIKPEIYPVRGGTDGSKISFMGLPTPNLFAGGENMHGRFEYVSEQVMERAVDVVLQIIQDNYEQD; encoded by the coding sequence ATGTCAAAATATCCAAACTTAATTTCAGATTTCTTAACCTTCGTTAAAATCAATAGTCGTTCCGATGAAGCATCCACGACGGTGCCATCATCACCGCGTGAAACCGCGTTCTTAAAGCAATTGATGACCAAGCTGACCAACCTCGGCCTGAGCGATGTTGAACAGGACAAGCAAAGTGCTTATGTCTTTGCCACGATTCCCGCCAATACTGACAAACCCGTCAAGACGTTGGGTTTCATTTCACACATCGATACGGCTGATTTCAACGCTGAAAACGTCAATCCACAAATCGTTGAGGACTATGACGGTGAATCAGTGATCAAGCTTGGCAACGGCGACTACGTGTTAGACCCCGCTGTCTTTCCTAACTTAAAAAACTACGCTGGCCACACGTTGATCACCACTGATGGTACGACTTTATTGGGTGCCGATGATAAGTCGGGGGTCGCTGAAATCATCAGTGCCGCTGAATACTTATTAGCCCATCCAGAGATCAAGCACGGTAAGATTCGGCTTGGTTTCGGCCCAGATGAAGAAATTGGGACAGGAGCCGACCATTTCAATGTGCCTGCATTTGGCGCGGACTATGCCTACACCGTGGATGGTGGTCCACTAGGTGAACTGGAATACGAAACGTTCAATGCGGCCCAGGCGACGGTCACGATTACTGGGGTCAATGTGCATCCCGGTGAAGCGAAGGATAAGATGGTCAATGCGCTTCAATTAGCCGTTGATTTCCAATCCGCACTGCCAGCCCACGATGTTCCTGAACATACGGAAGGGCGCGAAGGCTTCTTCTTCCTATTGAGTCTGGAGGGCACAGTCGATAGTGCTAAGATGACCTATATTATTCGAGACCATGACCGTGACAAGTTCGAAGCACGCAAACGGCTCTTTACGGCGGTTGCCGATCGGTTAAACTTGGCTGACGGGGTCGCACGGGTCAAGGTGGACATGAAGGACCAGTATTACAACATGCGTGAAGTGATCGAAAAGGACATGCGGGTCGTTGAGCTGGCCAAACAAGCGATGCTCAAATTAGATATCAAACCTGAGATTTACCCGGTCCGTGGTGGGACGGATGGTTCCAAGATTTCCTTCATGGGCTTGCCAACGCCGAACTTGTTTGCCGGTGGTGAGAACATGCACGGACGTTTCGAGTACGTTTCAGAACAAGTGATGGAACGCGCCGTGGACGTTGTTTTACAAATTATTCA
- a CDS encoding Nif3-like dinuclear metal center hexameric protein, whose amino-acid sequence MQASELIERFEQFAPLKLKWEHDPTGLQIGDPQQAVHKVLVTLDVRPEVVQEAIAIGADMIFAHHPVMFRPANNLDYQDPQKAMYAELAAHHILVYAAHTNLDCAEGGMNDWLADALQLQDVQGLVPGYHAQAVKMTVTVSTDKVEAVQDYLTGTAGATLDRYALNSGEQFSVDLSEDALSAAVAGVNALAGDAWDYQVVPLLSGGHQYYMGRVGDLPKPMSARAFAEACKRVFHVDGLRLVCADADQMISRVAVLGGDGGKFYPQALQAGAQAYVTGDVYYHTGHDMLAAGLTVVDPGHHIESICKSHLTELFQQWQQESDWSVEVVASQLNTDPFTFI is encoded by the coding sequence ATGCAGGCAAGTGAATTAATTGAACGTTTTGAACAATTTGCGCCACTCAAGTTGAAGTGGGAACACGATCCTACCGGGTTGCAAATTGGTGACCCCCAACAAGCCGTGCATAAAGTACTCGTGACGTTGGACGTACGGCCCGAAGTCGTCCAAGAGGCGATTGCCATCGGTGCCGACATGATTTTTGCTCATCACCCGGTCATGTTCCGTCCCGCTAACAATCTGGATTATCAAGATCCACAAAAAGCGATGTACGCAGAACTTGCCGCACACCACATTCTCGTATATGCGGCGCACACCAACTTGGATTGTGCGGAAGGTGGCATGAACGATTGGCTGGCGGATGCCTTGCAACTGCAGGATGTGCAGGGACTAGTGCCCGGGTACCATGCGCAAGCAGTCAAAATGACGGTAACCGTTTCAACGGACAAGGTCGAAGCTGTACAAGATTATCTCACCGGTACTGCTGGCGCGACACTTGATCGTTATGCCTTGAATTCAGGTGAACAGTTCAGTGTTGACCTGTCAGAAGATGCGCTTTCGGCTGCAGTTGCCGGTGTTAATGCGTTAGCAGGTGATGCGTGGGATTATCAAGTCGTGCCCCTGCTATCAGGTGGTCACCAGTATTATATGGGGCGTGTCGGTGATTTACCGAAGCCGATGAGTGCGCGTGCGTTTGCCGAAGCATGCAAACGGGTCTTTCACGTCGATGGCTTACGGTTAGTTTGCGCGGATGCGGACCAAATGATCAGTCGAGTGGCCGTCCTCGGTGGTGATGGCGGTAAGTTTTATCCGCAAGCGCTACAGGCCGGTGCGCAGGCTTATGTCACGGGTGATGTTTATTATCACACCGGTCATGACATGTTAGCGGCTGGTTTGACGGTCGTGGACCCAGGGCATCACATCGAAAGTATTTGCAAGTCACATCTGACCGAATTATTCCAGCAATGGCAACAGGAATCCGACTGGTCAGTGGAAGTGGTGGCCTCGCAGCTGAATACTGATCCATTTACGTTTATCTAA
- a CDS encoding tRNA (adenine(22)-N(1))-methyltransferase, translating to MDAKQLSQRLATVGAFVQPGARVADIGSDHAYLPANLALNHQISYGVAGEVVRGPFENAQREIQKLGLEDQLVARLADGLAAIQPEDQIDTVTIAGMGGPLIRHILEQGPAQLAGVQRLVLEPNVGEATVRDWLAANQFEITAERILAEDGHTYEVICADRVTHPVTYTPAEQLFGPFLLAEKSPVFIAKWQRELQRVQHAVAQMQQAKVAPTEHLAAATAKIKLIEGVLTDAGK from the coding sequence GTGGACGCAAAACAATTGTCACAACGATTAGCCACGGTTGGCGCATTTGTCCAACCGGGAGCGCGGGTGGCCGATATTGGGTCGGACCACGCCTATTTGCCGGCTAATTTAGCTTTAAATCACCAAATCAGTTACGGTGTCGCGGGTGAAGTCGTGCGCGGGCCGTTCGAAAACGCCCAACGTGAAATTCAAAAGTTGGGCTTAGAAGATCAGCTGGTCGCTCGTTTGGCAGATGGCTTGGCAGCGATTCAACCAGAAGATCAGATTGACACCGTGACGATTGCCGGCATGGGCGGTCCACTGATTCGCCACATCCTAGAACAAGGGCCCGCACAACTAGCCGGAGTCCAACGGCTGGTACTAGAACCAAATGTTGGTGAAGCCACGGTGCGCGACTGGCTCGCAGCCAATCAGTTTGAGATTACGGCTGAACGCATCTTGGCCGAAGATGGACATACGTATGAAGTGATTTGCGCTGACCGGGTGACCCATCCGGTGACGTATACGCCAGCTGAGCAATTGTTTGGCCCGTTCTTACTCGCGGAAAAATCGCCAGTGTTTATTGCTAAGTGGCAGCGCGAATTACAACGGGTCCAACATGCGGTGGCCCAAATGCAACAAGCTAAGGTCGCACCGACTGAACATTTGGCGGCAGCGACGGCTAAAATCAAGTTAATCGAAGGAGTCTTAACGGATGCAGGCAAGTGA
- a CDS encoding O-antigen ligase family protein: MQKRFAVASPFLTGLKLLAILPPVGIGWLVYLSRWQWLALLKHPRTFSKHDPLLGFILLLMGVTALNLNHRDYRGVLLSGLMLFVLVNLWLLCRESSELIAWHELRRFIIQFGLYITISGFVFHWLNQILTLPNWLKFLLGDLLWGYAANQNRLFGSAYNPNDACCLLLIALGLLMTQLSRPTKHPLTRWPLINWAAAGLLCVGIYQTKSRTGLVLMIALLIVTAYQIFHRHRILITGLLAVGCVTLWEVFPRSASTWTALQSRITIWQNSFDVFKQAPFLGVTYFGFARRYFQMTGTYVPHAHDIFLMLLASFGILGGVGFITLVISSGWHLTKYWHQYRQPNLRYFMMTVPIILAYGLTDFVLSSMQVLIIILLIIAYWRHEQQVTPRYAPTIR, encoded by the coding sequence ATGCAAAAACGTTTTGCGGTAGCGTCTCCGTTCTTGACTGGTCTTAAATTATTAGCCATCCTGCCGCCCGTCGGTATTGGTTGGCTCGTCTATCTAAGCCGGTGGCAATGGTTAGCGTTGCTCAAACATCCTCGCACCTTTAGCAAGCACGACCCCTTATTAGGCTTCATCCTGCTACTGATGGGAGTGACGGCACTCAACCTTAATCATCGCGATTATCGGGGCGTCCTCTTATCCGGATTGATGTTATTTGTATTAGTCAATTTGTGGCTACTATGCCGTGAATCGAGTGAATTAATTGCCTGGCACGAGCTACGCCGGTTTATCATCCAATTTGGTTTGTATATTACAATTAGTGGGTTTGTCTTTCATTGGCTCAACCAAATCCTTACACTGCCAAATTGGCTCAAATTCTTGTTGGGGGACTTGCTGTGGGGCTATGCTGCGAATCAGAATCGGTTGTTTGGTTCGGCTTACAACCCGAATGACGCCTGTTGCTTATTACTGATTGCGCTTGGCCTGCTGATGACCCAGCTCAGTCGCCCGACCAAACACCCGCTGACCCGGTGGCCGTTAATTAATTGGGCGGCCGCGGGTTTGCTCTGCGTTGGCATTTATCAGACCAAATCTCGAACTGGGCTAGTGCTCATGATTGCTTTATTGATCGTGACCGCCTATCAAATTTTCCATCGCCATCGTATCTTGATTACCGGATTACTGGCAGTCGGCTGCGTCACGCTCTGGGAAGTCTTTCCGCGCAGTGCCTCAACTTGGACGGCACTCCAGAGTCGCATCACGATTTGGCAAAATAGCTTTGACGTCTTCAAGCAAGCACCGTTCCTCGGGGTGACTTACTTTGGCTTTGCCCGTCGATACTTTCAAATGACCGGCACTTATGTCCCCCACGCCCACGATATTTTCTTAATGTTACTCGCCTCATTCGGCATCCTGGGTGGCGTTGGCTTTATCACGCTCGTTATCAGTAGTGGCTGGCATCTGACCAAGTATTGGCACCAGTATCGCCAACCAAACTTGCGCTACTTTATGATGACCGTGCCCATCATTCTGGCTTACGGCCTAACTGACTTTGTCCTCTCATCGATGCAAGTGTTGATTATCATCCTGCTGATTATCGCTTACTGGCGCCATGAACAACAAGTGACGCCCCGATACGCGCCGACCATCCGTTGA
- a CDS encoding MmcQ/YjbR family DNA-binding protein, whose translation MIKHRGDEMNAQAVFKLVADRYQTTPAYLWQRYPDYAVLRHADNQKWYGLVMAVSKSDLGLVPGDETLVEVLDVKLDPEDVELLQTEPAYLPAYHMNKRHWITVQLEQVEPAVVERLLATSYQLTAR comes from the coding sequence ATGATTAAACACAGAGGTGATGAGATGAACGCGCAAGCAGTTTTTAAACTAGTCGCTGACCGCTATCAGACGACGCCGGCCTATTTGTGGCAGCGATATCCGGATTATGCGGTTTTGCGGCACGCAGATAATCAGAAGTGGTATGGTTTGGTGATGGCCGTCAGCAAATCCGATCTAGGCTTAGTTCCGGGTGATGAGACGTTGGTAGAAGTCTTGGATGTCAAACTGGATCCCGAAGACGTCGAATTATTGCAAACGGAGCCGGCATATTTGCCAGCCTACCACATGAACAAGCGCCACTGGATTACCGTGCAATTGGAACAGGTCGAACCGGCAGTCGTGGAACGCTTGCTAGCGACGAGTTATCAGCTAACGGCTAGATAA
- a CDS encoding ABC transporter permease encodes MQVTIRKHVMGDILTMAHRNLLKTIHNPDNMSDVVFQPVIFTLLFGYLFGGVIAGSVHAYLPMLVSGILVQSILNAASGSGQQLREDINAGVFDRFKTLPIAPIVPLAGQLVGDIFRLLLSGAMALVTAVVMGWRPTVRPMALLAVLGLAVFIGWATSWIFALVGLLVKNAALIGSLSMIIILVLTFLSNAFIPTKTLPKLLQPVVNANPVSLTITAIRTVLRTGQWTSTTTLVGVSGIIMILIFMPLTVLVYRHRG; translated from the coding sequence ATGCAAGTTACAATTCGTAAACACGTGATGGGTGATATCCTGACGATGGCCCATCGAAACTTACTTAAAACGATTCATAATCCCGATAACATGAGTGATGTTGTCTTTCAGCCAGTGATATTCACCTTATTATTCGGTTATTTATTTGGCGGCGTCATTGCGGGCAGTGTCCACGCCTATTTACCAATGCTAGTGTCTGGTATCCTGGTCCAGAGTATTTTAAACGCCGCGTCTGGCTCCGGCCAACAGTTGCGTGAAGATATTAACGCGGGGGTTTTTGATCGCTTCAAGACGTTACCGATTGCCCCAATCGTGCCGCTCGCTGGCCAATTGGTCGGTGATATTTTCCGCTTGTTGTTATCAGGGGCAATGGCCTTGGTGACCGCAGTGGTGATGGGCTGGCGACCGACTGTGAGACCAATGGCACTCCTAGCCGTGCTGGGGTTAGCGGTCTTCATCGGGTGGGCGACATCGTGGATTTTTGCCTTAGTCGGGTTATTAGTGAAAAATGCAGCGTTGATTGGCAGTCTGTCGATGATTATCATCTTAGTGTTGACATTTCTGTCGAATGCGTTTATTCCTACCAAGACATTGCCAAAACTTTTGCAGCCAGTCGTCAACGCTAATCCCGTTAGCTTGACGATTACGGCGATTCGCACGGTGTTGCGTACTGGTCAATGGACGAGCACAACGACGCTGGTTGGAGTGAGCGGCATCATCATGATTTTGATCTTCATGCCGCTAACGGTGTTGGTTTATCGGCACCGCGGTTAA
- a CDS encoding ATP-binding cassette domain-containing protein, whose product MDIQHIIEVQQVQKRFGDELAVADVSFNVQAGEIFGLLGPNGAGKTTLLKMMTTLLRQDSGTIRLNGYDTLTQARAVRQQFGLTGQTATIDQDLSARENLIIFGRLNGLTRNAAKARADELLRDFSLEHSAQRPLSIFSGGMRRRLDLAVSLISRPKILFLDEPTTGLDPRTRSEMWTAIRQLVRQGSTVVLTTQYLEEADQLADRIALLDHGRLKALGPVADLKQQVGGLKLQLALAQTQATQPAQRIMTQLTTQPVQVSDRTVSVQLAADDATRVTAQILERLQQAQIEIDRFALEPPSLDDVFLTMTVGKN is encoded by the coding sequence ATGGATATTCAACACATCATTGAAGTTCAGCAGGTTCAAAAAAGGTTTGGCGATGAATTAGCGGTGGCCGATGTTTCGTTTAATGTTCAAGCTGGTGAGATTTTCGGTTTGCTTGGTCCAAATGGGGCGGGCAAGACCACGTTGCTCAAGATGATGACCACCTTGTTGCGGCAGGACAGTGGCACGATTCGTTTAAACGGCTACGATACCTTGACCCAGGCACGCGCAGTCCGTCAGCAATTTGGGTTGACTGGTCAGACGGCGACGATTGACCAGGACTTGAGTGCGCGTGAAAACCTGATTATTTTTGGTCGGTTGAATGGGCTGACTCGGAATGCGGCTAAAGCCCGGGCAGATGAATTATTACGTGATTTTAGTCTTGAACATTCGGCACAACGGCCACTCAGTATTTTTTCTGGTGGGATGCGGCGGCGCTTGGATTTAGCGGTGAGTTTGATCAGTCGGCCTAAAATTTTGTTTTTAGATGAACCGACGACCGGCTTGGATCCGCGGACACGTAGCGAAATGTGGACGGCTATCCGTCAGTTAGTACGCCAAGGGTCGACGGTGGTACTGACGACGCAATATTTGGAAGAGGCTGACCAATTAGCGGACCGGATTGCCTTATTGGACCACGGTCGTTTGAAGGCGTTGGGACCAGTTGCGGACTTAAAGCAGCAAGTAGGCGGGTTAAAATTGCAATTGGCACTGGCGCAAACACAGGCGACGCAGCCCGCTCAACGGATCATGACTCAATTGACGACACAACCCGTCCAAGTCAGTGACCGGACTGTCTCGGTACAATTAGCAGCGGACGATGCAACGCGGGTGACGGCCCAGATTCTCGAACGATTACAGCAAGCGCAAATTGAAATCGACCGGTTTGCATTGGAACCGCCGTCTCTCGATGATGTCTTTTTGACCATGACGGTCGGCAAAAATTAA
- a CDS encoding MarR family winged helix-turn-helix transcriptional regulator, whose protein sequence is MPDQIKAELVSGKLAEYEQLSKIYDDIVKQTHPRLAVEGQGKILLALADEDHLSQRQLADRLGMSPQSTSEFVYKLVNRKLVTLSKSTKDRRVNLVNLTAAGREALEAEPQEVPPFINALNDDELDQLIPLLNKITTAMYADIDTANPTLGVKFHKLFASRYLKKFQK, encoded by the coding sequence GTGCCAGATCAAATCAAGGCGGAACTCGTTTCCGGTAAATTAGCTGAATATGAACAGCTCAGTAAAATCTATGATGACATCGTCAAACAGACCCACCCCCGACTCGCCGTTGAGGGTCAAGGCAAGATTCTGCTCGCACTCGCCGATGAAGACCACTTGTCACAGCGGCAATTGGCCGACCGCCTCGGTATGTCGCCGCAGTCAACAAGTGAATTCGTCTATAAATTGGTCAATCGAAAGTTAGTCACGTTATCTAAATCCACCAAGGATCGGCGCGTGAACCTAGTTAACCTCACCGCGGCTGGCCGTGAAGCGCTTGAGGCTGAGCCACAGGAGGTCCCACCGTTCATCAATGCATTGAACGATGACGAACTCGACCAGCTGATTCCGTTATTGAATAAAATCACGACCGCGATGTATGCAGATATCGATACGGCCAATCCGACCTTGGGCGTTAAGTTTCATAAGTTATTCGCTAGTCGGTATTTGAAAAAATTTCAGAAATAG